Proteins encoded by one window of Cucurbita pepo subsp. pepo cultivar mu-cu-16 chromosome LG14, ASM280686v2, whole genome shotgun sequence:
- the LOC111809840 gene encoding endoglucanase 25-like, translating into MSMYGRDPWGGPLEINTADSATDDDRSRNLQDLDRAALSRPLDETQQSWLLGPGEQKKKKYVDLGCIIVSRKIFVWTVGTLLVSGFLAGLITLIVKTVPRHHHPHPPPDNYTLALHKALMFFNAQRSGKLPKHNNVSWRGNSCTRDGHGSSAMFKDLSGGYYDAGDAIKFNFPASFAMTMLSWSVIEYSAKYEAAGELNHVKDIIKWGSDYLLKTFNHTADSINTIAMQVGNGDTSGGNTSPNDHYCWMRPEDIDYERPVETCSSCSDLGAEMAAALAAASIVFKDNKAYSQKLVHGAKTLFKFSREQRGRYSPGGSEASIFYNSTSYWDEFVWGGAWLYYATGNSSYLQLATTPGIAKHAGAFWGGPDYGVLSWDNKLAGAQVLLSRLRLFLSPGYPYEEILRTFHNQTSIVMCSYLPFFTKFNHTKGGLIQLNHGRPQPLQYVVNAAFLATLYSDYLEAADTPGWYCGPNFYSTEVLRDFAKKQIDYILGKNPRKMSYLVGFGNHYPKRVHHRGASIPKNKIKYNCKGGWKWRDTNKPNPNTIVGAMVAGPDKHDGFHDVRMNYNYTEPTLAGNAGLVAALVALSGEKTTGIDKNTIFSAVPPMFPTPPPPPAPWKP; encoded by the exons ATGAGTATGTACGGGCGAGATCCGTGGGGGGGTCCGCTTGAGATAAACACGGCGGATTCGGCCACCGACGATGATCGGAGCCGGAATTTGCAGGATTTGGATAGGGCGGCTCTGTCTCGGCCTCTTGATGAGACACAACAGAGCTGGTTGCTTGGACCTGGtgagcagaagaagaagaagtatgTGGATCTTGGCTGCATTATTGTTAGCCGAAAGATCTTCGTATGGACTGTTGGTACCCTACTTGTATCTGGATTTCTTGCCGGTCTTATTACCCTAATCGTCAAGACGGTGCCGCGCCACCACCACCCCCACCCGCCGCCGGACAATTACACCCTTGCTCTCCATAAGGCCCTCATGTTCTTCAACGCTCAGCGAT CTGGTAAGCTCCCGAAGCATAATAATGTGTCCTGGAGGGGTAATTCGTGCACAAGAGATGGCCATGGGTCATCGGCTATGTTTAAAGATCTGTCTGGTGGCTATTATGATGCTGGAGATGCAATTAAGTTCAACTTTCCTGCCTCTTTTGCCATGACCATGTTAAGCTGGAGTGTTATTGAATACAGTGCAAAATATGAAGCTGCTGGAGAACTCAACCATGTCAAAGATATTATCAAGTGGGGAAGTGATTACCTCCTCAAGACCTTTAACCATACTGCAGATTCTATTAATACCATTGCTATGCAG GTTGGAAACGGGGATACCTCTGGAGGAAATACTAGTCCAAATGATCACTATTGCTGGATGCGCCCAGAGGACATTGATTATGAACGACCTGTAGAAACATGCAGTAGTTGCTCGGATCTTGGTGCCGAAATGGCAGCTGCTTTAGCTGCAGCATCCATTGTTTTCAAAGACAACAAGGCATACTCGCAGAAGCTTGTCCATGGTGCCAAAACACTCTTCAAGTTTTCCAGAGAGCAGAGAGGCAGATACAGTCCAGGCGGTTCAGAAGCCTCAATCTTCTATAACTCAACTAGTTACTGGGATGAGTTTGTGTGGGGTGGAGCTTGGTTGTATTATGCCACTGGTAATTCAAGTTATCTTCAACTTGCTACCACTCCTGGCATTGCCAAACATGCGGGTGCTTTCTGGGGTGGACCTGACTATGGAGTTTTGAGCTGGGACAACAAGCTTGCAGGCGCCCAG GTTCTTCTAAGTCGTTTGCGACTGTTCTTGAGCCCGGGATATCCGTACGAAGAAATCTTAAGGACGTTTCACAATCAAACTAGCATAGTCATGTGTTCCTACCTGCCatttttcacaaaatttaatcataCTAAAG GAGGCTTAATTCAGCTAAATCATGGAAGGCCACAGCCCCTTCAGTACGTCGTCAATGCAGCCTTTTTAGCTACCTTGTACAGTGACTACTTGGAAGCGGCTGATACACCTGGATGGTACTGTGGACCCAATTTCTATTCTACCGAGGTTCTGCGTGACTTTGCCAAGAAACAG ATTGATTATATCCTTGGCAAAAACCCGCGTAAAATGAGCTACCTCGTTGGTTTTGGCAATCATTATCCGAAACGTGTGCATCATAGAGGTGCATCAATCCCAAAGaacaagataaaatataactgCAAAGGAGGATGGAAATGGAGGGACACCAACAAACCTAACCCAAATACAATTGTTGGTGCCATGGTTGCTGGTCCCGACAAGCACGACGGGTTTCACGATGTTCGCATGAACTATAACTACACTGAGCCAACTCTAGCTGGAAATGCAGGCTTGGTCGCAGCGCTTGTTGCTCTATCAGGTGAAAAGACAACTGGAATTGACAAGAACACCATCTTCTCTGCTGTGCCTCCAATGTTTCCAactccaccaccacctccagCACCTTGGAAACCTTGA
- the LOC111809875 gene encoding NAC domain-containing protein 35, translating into MAIAAAASSSSSSTMSHEGSSTKNNNNNSNSTEHDQHEHDIVMPGFRFHPTEEELVEFYLRRKVEGKRFNVELITFLDLYRYDPWELPALAAIGEKEWFFYVPRDRKYRNGDRPNRVTTSGYWKATGADRMIRTEDLRSIGLKKTLVFYSGKAPKGIRTSWIMNEYRLPHHETERYQKAEISLCRVYKRAGVEDHHPSLPRSLASRASSSSSRMKTSATSKNLLPNGSVYVIPTSSPTNFELQFHNRQLQIGTGVETTTVVAAAADASATSSCEEVTTVLGLSKQNPFPTTPLIDMAAGSSTPPNSLEQNDHQSNIIQKQQQPSSSYPSFFTPSSNNSLDDLQNLINYQQQPPLSTSPAAIVNSLPPPQYYQPTPLPPPQQLALNTLPVAFSDRLWEWNPIQDATNPFK; encoded by the exons ATGGCAATTGCAGCTGCCGCAAGCAGCAGCAGTTCATCAACGATGAGCCACGAAGGAAGCAGCaccaaaaacaacaacaacaacagcaacagcaCCGAACACGATCAACACGAGCACGACATCGTGATGCCTGGCTTCCGCTTCCACCCCACCGAAGAAGAGCTCGTCGAATTCTACCTCCGCCGTAAGGTCGAGGGCAAACGCTTTAATGTCGAACTCATCACTTTTCTCGATCTCTATCGTTACGACCCTTGGGAGCTTCCCG cTTTAGCTGCTATTGGAGAGAAGGAGTGGTTCTTCTACGTCCCTCGTGACCGAAAGTATCGGAACGGAGACCGCCCCAACCGTGTTACGACCTCCGGTTACTGGAAGGCCACCGGGGCGGACCGAATGATCCGCACCGAGGATTTACGCTCCATTGGACTTAAGAAAACCCTTGTTTTCTACTCCGGGAAGGCTCCTAAGGGTATCCGTACTAGCTGGATTATGAACGAGTATAGATTGCCCCATCATGAAACTGAGCGCTATCAAAag gCTGAAATTTCGCTATGTCGAGTTTACAAACGAGCTGGAGTTGAAGATCATCATCCGTCACTCCCTCGGTCGCTCGCGTCGAGAGCATCATCGTCATCGTCGAGAATGAAAACCTCGGCGACGTCGAAGAATCTTCTTCCCAATGGCTCGGTTTATGTCATTCCAACTTCATCGCCGACGAACTTCGAGCTACAATTCCACAATCGCCAACTTCAAATTGGCACCGGTGTCGAAACTACCAcggtggtggcggcggcggccgACGCCTCGGCCACGAGCTCATGTGAAGAAGTAACCACCGTTCTTGGCCTCTCCAAACAAAACCCTTTTCCGACAACTCCGTTAATCGACATGGCGGCTGGTTCTTCAACACCTCCCAATTCCTTGGAACAAAATGATCACCAATCCAACATTAtccaaaaacaacaacaaccctCTTCGTCTTACCCTTCATTTTTCACTCCCTCTTCCAATAATTCCCTTGACGACCTACAAAATCTCATTAACTACCAACAACAACCACCCTTATCCACTTCGCCCGCCGCCATCGTAAACTCTCTTCCGCCGCCGCAATATTACCAACCGACGCCACTGCCACCGCCGCAACAACTTGCCCTCAACACATTACCGGTTGCGTTCTCCGATAGGCTGTGGGAGTGGAATCCAATCCAAGATGCGACGAACCCGTTCAAGTAA
- the LOC111809943 gene encoding uncharacterized protein LOC111809943 codes for MSRLWFPLLSQRRRVIGNGVSGIVGRSRTTSFSCLLPNFLSGSVLCNGGHTPSNFSTLPKPLSEKCNHSFVKSGWNSGISSTRSLLPLAAVHIARGFCGVSENGHSEKCLNDKASDGDVVANIVQAVYKNSVDFTKIPINRLPTVVLVGRPNVGKSALFNRFIRRREALVYNTPDDHVTRDIREGVAKLGDLRFVVLDSSGLETAVSSGSILERTAKMTEKVLLKCQLAIFLIDARAGLHPFDLEVGKWLRRHVPDINILVAMNKSESLIDCSGTLLAAGFEAERLGFGDPVPISAETGLGMHDLYLAIKPVLEKYMLKVINDNGGLDRFHQVTGSNEDEDTQDSKVQLQLAIVGRPNVGKSTLLNTLLQSDRVLVGPEAGLTRDSVRAQFEFEGRTIYLVDTAGWLHRTKEEKGPSSLSVMQSTKNLMRAHVVALVLDAEEIARERRSMKHAEVVIARRAVEEGRGLVIIVNKMDLMRGRKNSASYEKILEAVPEEIQTVIPQVTGIPVIFISALEGRGRLAVMRQVVETYEKWCLRLSTARLNRWLRKVMSRHSWKDQSAQPKVKYFTQVKARPPTFVAFVSGKTRLSDTDIRFLTKSLKEDFDLGGIPIRIMQRAVLKKTDDGGGKSNKHVSRTPERIKSDKRSPIVKEQTA; via the exons ATGTCTCGCTTATGGTTTCCGTTGCTCTCTCAACGCCGGCGGGTCATCGGTAATGGCGTTTCCGGTATCGTAGGAAGAAGTAGAACAACAAGCTTTAGTTGTCTGTTGCCTAATTTTCTCAGTGGCTCGGTTTTATGCAACGGGGGGCACACgccttcaaatttttctacACTTCCGAAGCCCCTCAGTGAGAAATGCAACCATTCATTCGTCAAATCAG GTTGGAATAGTGGCATCTCAAGTACAAGATCATTGCTTCCTTTGGCTGCTGTTCATATCGCCAGGGGATTTTGTGGAGTATCGGAAAATGGGCACTCGGAGAAATGTTTAAATGATAAAGCAAGTGATGGTGATGTTGTTGCTAATATAGTTCAAGCCGTCTACAAAAATTCAGTTGATTTCACCAAAATTCCCATTAATAGGCTTCCAACTGTTGTGCTGGTTGGGCGCCCCAATGTTGGCAAGTCTGCATTATTTAATCG GTTTATTAGGAGGAGGGAGGCACTAGTTTACAACACACCTGATGATCACGTTACTCGGGATATTCGTGAAGGGGTTGCCAAACTTGGAGATTTGCGCTTTGTAGTATTGGACTCGTCTGGCTTGGAGACAGCAGTATCTTCTGGCTCTATTCTTGAAAGAACAGCAAAAATGACTGAAAAGGTGCTTCTCAAGTGTCAGTTAGCAATTTTCCTCATTGATGCAAG AGCTGGTCTTCATCCCTTTGATTTGGAGGTTGGGAAGTGGCTGCGCAGACATGTACCTGATATTAACATTTTAGTAGCCATGAATAAATCTGAATCGCTTATCGACTGCAGTGGCACACTTTTGGCTGCTGGCTTTGAAGCTGAAAGGCTAGGCTTTGGAGACCCTGTTCCCATATCAGCTGAAACTGGACTTGGCATGCATGACCTGTATTTAGCCATCAAACCTGTGCTTGAGAAGTATATGCTCAAAGTTATAAATG ATAATGGTGGTCTTGATCGCTTCCATCAGGTCACAGGCTCCAATGAGGATGAGGACACCCAGGACAGTAAGGTGCAATTACAGTTAGCAATTGTTGGACGACCTAATGTTGGCAAGTCAACCTTACTGAATACATTGTTACAATCGGACCGTGTTCTTGTTGGTCCTGAAGCTGGTTTAACAAGGGATTCTGTTAGAGCTCAATTTGAGTTTGAGGGTAGAACTATATACTTG GTTGATACAGCTGGTTGGTTGCATAGGACTAAGGAGGAGAAAGGACCATCATCCTTGAGTGTCATGCAATCTACTAAGAATCTGATGAGAGCTCATGTGGTTGCTTTGGTTCTTGATGCAGAAGAG ATTGCACGAGAGCGAAGAAGTATGAAACATGCTGAAGTGGTTATTGCAAGGCGAGCAGTGGAGGAAGGTCGTGGTTTAGTAATAATCGTCAACAAAATGGATCTTATGAGGGGCAGAAAAAATTCTGCTTCATATGAGAAGATCCTGGAGGCCGTCCCCGAAGAAATCCAAACAGTAATTCCTCAG GTAACAGGAATACCAGTTATATTCATTTCAGCCCTAGAAGGAAGGGGTCGACTAGCAGTCATGCGTCAAGTTGTTGAGACATATGAAAAATGGTGTTTGAGGTTGTCCACAGCACGTCTTAACCGGTGGTTACGGAAG GTCATGAGCAGACATTCTTGGAAAGATCAATCTGCCCAACCAAAGGTCAAGTACTTCACACAGGTGAAAGCCAGACCGCCTACATTTGTCGCCTTTGTCAGCGGGAAGACACGGCTATCAGATACCGACATTAGGTTCTTAACTAAATCGTTGAAGGAAGATTTCGATTTGGGTGGAATTCCCATAAGAATTATGCAGCGTGCTGTCCTAAAGAAAACTGATGATGGGGGTGGCAAGAGCAACAAGCATGTTAGCCGAACTCCCGAACGAATCAAATCCGATAAGAGAAGTCCCATTGTTAAAGAGCAGACAGCTTAA